The following are from one region of the Salmo trutta chromosome 20, fSalTru1.1, whole genome shotgun sequence genome:
- the adarb1b gene encoding double-stranded RNA-specific editase 1 isoform X1, whose translation MDVDEEENMSSSSTDVKENRNLDNVSSKEGAAVGEQLPNGSGGGSRKRPLEEGNNGHTLSKFRAKKRKKTPGPVLPKNALMQLNEIKPGLQYKLLSQTGPVHAPVFVMTVEVNGQLFEGSGPTKKKAKLNAAEKALRSFVQFPNASEAHLAMGRTLTVNTDFTSDQADFPDMLFNGFETPVPPEDSFYLGSNGSGSLNSLGEYALPSTPGANLAQAPLPPPSSFTSNSSGKNPVMILNELRPGLKYDFVSESGESHAKNFVMQVSVDSQQFEGSGRNKKLAKARAAQAALSALFNMQLDQTPSRQPIPREGLQLHLPQVLADAVSRLVVDKFSELTDNFTSPHARRKVLAGVVMTTGTDVKEAQVICVSTGTKCINGEYMSDRGLALNDCHAEIIARRSLIRYLYAQLEHFLSNNKEEQQKSIFMRCDKRGYRLKDNVQFHLYISTSPCGDARIFSPHEAGMEDQGDRHPNRKARGQLRTKIESGEGTIPVRTSNTIQTWDGVLQGERLLTMSCSDKIARWNVLGIQGSLMSYFTEPIYFSSIILGSLYHADHLSRAMYQRIADIEDLPQQFSLNRPLLSGISNAEARQPGKAPNFSVNWAVGDQALEVINATTGKDDMGRASRLCKHALYSRFIRLHSKLSSTLRIKVSKPSSYHDAKEAAVEYHNAKQTLIKVFHKSGLGAWVKKPIEQDQFSLNS comes from the exons ATGGACGTGGATGAAGAGGAGAACatga GTTCGAGCAGCACCGATGTTAAGGAAAACCGTAACCTGGACAACGTCTCCTCCAAAGAGGGGGCAGCTGTAGGCGAGCAGCTCCCCAATGGCAGTGGCGGGGGCAGCAGGAAGCGCCCCCTAGAGGAGGGCAACAATGGCCACACGCTGTCCAAGTTCCGGGCCAAGAAGCGTAAGAAAACACCGGGCCCGGTTCTACCAAAGAATGCCCTTATGCAGCTGAATGAAATCAAGCCGGGGCTACAGTATAAGCTGCTGTCTCAAACAGGTCCGGTCCATGCTCCCGTGTTTGTCATGACCGTTGAGGTCAACGGACAACTTTTCGAGGGCTCAGGTCCGACTAAGAAGAAGGCCAAGCTGAATGCGGCAGAGAAGGCCCTGCGCTCGTTTGTCCAGTTCCCCAACGCCTCCGAGGCGCACCTGGCTATGGGCCGGACACTGACAGTCAACACGGACTTCACATCCGATCAGGCCGACTTCCCAGACATGCTCTTCAACGGGTTTGAGACGCCCGTACCACCCGAGGACTCCTTTTACCTGGGATCCAATGGCAGCGGCTCCTTAAACTCGCTGGGAGAGTATGCCCTGCCCTCCACGCCAGGTGCTAACCTTGCCCAGGCGCCGttgccccctccctcctccttcacctcaAACTCGAGCGGCAAGAATCCCGTCATGATCCTCAACGAGCTGAGGCCGGGCCTCAAGTACGACTTTGTGTCGGAGAGCGGTGAGAGCCACGCCAAGAACTTTGTCATGCAGGTGTCGGTGGACTCACAGCAGTTTGAGGGCTCTGGACGAAACAAGAAGCTGGCCAAGGCCCGGGCCGCCCAGGCAGCCCTCTCAGCCCTCTTCAACATGCAGCTGGACCAGACACCCTCCCGACAGCCCATCCCCAGAGAGGGACTGCAGCTCCACCTACCCCAG GTTCTCGCCGACGCCGTCTCTCGCCTGGTGGTGGACAAGTTCAGCGAGCTGACGGACAACTTCACCTCGCCCCACGCGCGACGGAAAGTCCTGGCGGGAGTCGTCATGACAACAG GCACAGACGTGAAAGAGGCCCAAGTGATCTGCGTCTCCACGGGCACCAAGTGCATCAACGGCGAGTACATGAGCGACCGCGGCCTGGCACTCAACGACTGCCACGCAGAGATTATCGCCCGCCGCTCCCTCATCCGGTACCTCTACGCCCAGCTGGAGCACTTCCTAAG CAACAACAAAGAGGAGCAGCAGAAGTCTATATTCATGCGCTGTGACAAGCGTGGCTACCGGCTAAAGGACAACGTGCAGTTCCACCTCTACATCAGCACCTCGCCCTGCGGCGACGCACGCATCTTCTCGCCGCATGAGGCCGGCATGGAAG ACCAAGGAGACCGCCATCCCAACCGGAAGGCACGGGGCCAACTGAGGACCAAGATAGAGTCTGGGGAGGGGACCATCCCTGTGAGGACCAGCAACACCATCCAGACATGGGATGGGGTGCTGCAGGGAGAGAGGCTGCTCACCATGTCCTGCAGTGACAAGATCGCAAG ATGGAACGTGCTGGGCATCCAGGGCTCTCTGATGAGCTACTTCACGGAGCCCATCTACTTCTCCAGCATCATCCTGGGCAGCCTGTACCACGCCGACCACCTCTCCCGGGCTATGTACCAGCGCATCGCCGACATCGAGGACCTGCCTCAACAGTTCAGCCTCAACAGGCCTCTACTGAGCG GCATCAGCAACGCAGAGGCGAGGCAGCCGGGCAAGGCGCCCAACTTCAGCGTGAACTGGGCGGTGGGCGACCAGGCGCTGGAGGTCATCAACGCCACCACGGGCAAAGACGACATGGGGCGCGCCTCGCGCCTCTGCAAGCACGCCCTCTACAGCCGCTTTATTCGCCTGCACTCCAAG TTGTCATCCACACTGAGAATCAAGGTGTCCAAGCCCAGCTCGTACCACGACGCCAAGGAGGCGGCTGTAGAGTACCACAACGCCAAGCAGACGCTGATCAAGGTCTTCCACAAGTCGGGCCTGGGGGCCTGGGTGAAGAAGCCCATCGAGCAGGACCAGTTCTCCCTCAACTCCTGA
- the adarb1b gene encoding double-stranded RNA-specific editase 1 isoform X2, with product MDVDEEENMSSSSTDVKENRNLDNVSSKEGAAVGEQLPNGSGGGSRKRPLEEGNNGHTLSKFRAKKRKKTPGPVLPKNALMQLNEIKPGLQYKLLSQTGPVHAPVFVMTVEVNGQLFEGSGPTKKKAKLNAAEKALRSFVQFPNASEAHLAMGRTLTVNTDFTSDQADFPDMLFNGFETPVPPEDSFYLGSNGSGSLNSLGEYALPSTPGANLAQAPLPPPSSFTSNSSGKNPVMILNELRPGLKYDFVSESGESHAKNFVMQVSVDSQQFEGSGRNKKLAKARAAQAALSALFNMQLDQTPSRQPIPREGLQLHLPQVLADAVSRLVVDKFSELTDNFTSPHARRKVLAGVVMTTGTDVKEAQVICVSTGTKCINGEYMSDRGLALNDCHAEIIARRSLIRYLYAQLEHFLSNNKEEQQKSIFMRCDKRGYRLKDNVQFHLYISTSPCGDARIFSPHEAGMEGDRHPNRKARGQLRTKIESGEGTIPVRTSNTIQTWDGVLQGERLLTMSCSDKIARWNVLGIQGSLMSYFTEPIYFSSIILGSLYHADHLSRAMYQRIADIEDLPQQFSLNRPLLSGISNAEARQPGKAPNFSVNWAVGDQALEVINATTGKDDMGRASRLCKHALYSRFIRLHSKLSSTLRIKVSKPSSYHDAKEAAVEYHNAKQTLIKVFHKSGLGAWVKKPIEQDQFSLNS from the exons ATGGACGTGGATGAAGAGGAGAACatga GTTCGAGCAGCACCGATGTTAAGGAAAACCGTAACCTGGACAACGTCTCCTCCAAAGAGGGGGCAGCTGTAGGCGAGCAGCTCCCCAATGGCAGTGGCGGGGGCAGCAGGAAGCGCCCCCTAGAGGAGGGCAACAATGGCCACACGCTGTCCAAGTTCCGGGCCAAGAAGCGTAAGAAAACACCGGGCCCGGTTCTACCAAAGAATGCCCTTATGCAGCTGAATGAAATCAAGCCGGGGCTACAGTATAAGCTGCTGTCTCAAACAGGTCCGGTCCATGCTCCCGTGTTTGTCATGACCGTTGAGGTCAACGGACAACTTTTCGAGGGCTCAGGTCCGACTAAGAAGAAGGCCAAGCTGAATGCGGCAGAGAAGGCCCTGCGCTCGTTTGTCCAGTTCCCCAACGCCTCCGAGGCGCACCTGGCTATGGGCCGGACACTGACAGTCAACACGGACTTCACATCCGATCAGGCCGACTTCCCAGACATGCTCTTCAACGGGTTTGAGACGCCCGTACCACCCGAGGACTCCTTTTACCTGGGATCCAATGGCAGCGGCTCCTTAAACTCGCTGGGAGAGTATGCCCTGCCCTCCACGCCAGGTGCTAACCTTGCCCAGGCGCCGttgccccctccctcctccttcacctcaAACTCGAGCGGCAAGAATCCCGTCATGATCCTCAACGAGCTGAGGCCGGGCCTCAAGTACGACTTTGTGTCGGAGAGCGGTGAGAGCCACGCCAAGAACTTTGTCATGCAGGTGTCGGTGGACTCACAGCAGTTTGAGGGCTCTGGACGAAACAAGAAGCTGGCCAAGGCCCGGGCCGCCCAGGCAGCCCTCTCAGCCCTCTTCAACATGCAGCTGGACCAGACACCCTCCCGACAGCCCATCCCCAGAGAGGGACTGCAGCTCCACCTACCCCAG GTTCTCGCCGACGCCGTCTCTCGCCTGGTGGTGGACAAGTTCAGCGAGCTGACGGACAACTTCACCTCGCCCCACGCGCGACGGAAAGTCCTGGCGGGAGTCGTCATGACAACAG GCACAGACGTGAAAGAGGCCCAAGTGATCTGCGTCTCCACGGGCACCAAGTGCATCAACGGCGAGTACATGAGCGACCGCGGCCTGGCACTCAACGACTGCCACGCAGAGATTATCGCCCGCCGCTCCCTCATCCGGTACCTCTACGCCCAGCTGGAGCACTTCCTAAG CAACAACAAAGAGGAGCAGCAGAAGTCTATATTCATGCGCTGTGACAAGCGTGGCTACCGGCTAAAGGACAACGTGCAGTTCCACCTCTACATCAGCACCTCGCCCTGCGGCGACGCACGCATCTTCTCGCCGCATGAGGCCGGCATGGAAG GAGACCGCCATCCCAACCGGAAGGCACGGGGCCAACTGAGGACCAAGATAGAGTCTGGGGAGGGGACCATCCCTGTGAGGACCAGCAACACCATCCAGACATGGGATGGGGTGCTGCAGGGAGAGAGGCTGCTCACCATGTCCTGCAGTGACAAGATCGCAAG ATGGAACGTGCTGGGCATCCAGGGCTCTCTGATGAGCTACTTCACGGAGCCCATCTACTTCTCCAGCATCATCCTGGGCAGCCTGTACCACGCCGACCACCTCTCCCGGGCTATGTACCAGCGCATCGCCGACATCGAGGACCTGCCTCAACAGTTCAGCCTCAACAGGCCTCTACTGAGCG GCATCAGCAACGCAGAGGCGAGGCAGCCGGGCAAGGCGCCCAACTTCAGCGTGAACTGGGCGGTGGGCGACCAGGCGCTGGAGGTCATCAACGCCACCACGGGCAAAGACGACATGGGGCGCGCCTCGCGCCTCTGCAAGCACGCCCTCTACAGCCGCTTTATTCGCCTGCACTCCAAG TTGTCATCCACACTGAGAATCAAGGTGTCCAAGCCCAGCTCGTACCACGACGCCAAGGAGGCGGCTGTAGAGTACCACAACGCCAAGCAGACGCTGATCAAGGTCTTCCACAAGTCGGGCCTGGGGGCCTGGGTGAAGAAGCCCATCGAGCAGGACCAGTTCTCCCTCAACTCCTGA